TCTCCTCCATCACCTCGGCCTCCATGCGGTCCAGGTGGGTCGTCTGCTTGCCGCGCACCTGGATCCAGAAGTCGCCGCTCTGCATGCTGGCGTCGTTGAACGCGTTGGTGTTCTGCGCCACCTGCTCGTCGTACACCAGGCGCTTGTACAGCCGGCTGCTCTTGCCGCCGGTGAGGATCTGGCCCAGCGCGTTGAGCGCCGCCTCGTCGCGCGAGAAGCGCGGGCCGGTGCGCCAGATCAGGCTCAGCTCGGGCAGCGTGACCTGGTCTTCCTTCACGATGTGGCGCGTGGCGGCGATTGCCGGCGCGTTCGCAGCGGGCCGCGGCACGTCTGCCCCGCGCGGGATCCCGCCGAAGTAGCGCTCCACCATCCGCCGCACGTCGGCCGTGTTGACGTCGCCGACCACGCTGAGGACGGCGTTGTTGGGCGCGTAGTAGGTGCGGAAGAAGGTCTTCACGTCGTCGAGCGACGCGGCCGTCAGGTCCTCCATCGACCCGATGGTGGTCCACGAGTACGGGTGGCCGGCCGGGTACAGCGCGGGCGCTGCGGTCTCGAACGTGGTGCCGTACGGCTGGTTCTCCACGCGCTGGCGGCGCTCGTTCTTCACCACGTCGCGCTGGGCGTCCAGCTTCTGCTGGTTCAGCGCGTCCAGCAGCCCGCCCATGCGGTCGGCCTCCAGCCACAGCGCCAGCTCCACGCCGTTGCTGGGTAGGGTCTCGTAGTACGCCGTGCGGTCGTTGTTCGTGGTCCCGTTGTTGTTGCCGCCCGCGCTCTCCAGCAGGTTGTCGAACTGGCCCTCGGGCACGTTCCGGCTGCCCTCGAACATCACGTGCTCGAACAGGTGCGCGAAGCCGGTGCGGCCGGTGCGCTCGTAGCCCGAGCCCACGTGGTACCAGGTGTTGACCGCCACGATGGGTGTGGAGTGGTCTTCGCTCACGATCACGGTCAGCCCGTTGGGCAGCGTGAACGTGGTGTGCGGGATGCTGACTTCCTGCGCCGCCACTGGGGCCGCGAGGAGCGCCAGCAGGGGGACGAGGCGTTTCATCGAGCGGGCCTTTCGGTTGGGGGTGATGTCCGGTCACACGATACAGCGCCGCAAAACACGTCGCCAGTGCGGCGAGGGGCTATGCGGATGCGCGGACGTACCCGCCGCGTTGCCCGGAGTTGCGGCGGATGCCGTCGATGGGAAGGACGGAAGGACGGAGATGACAGGCGGCGCGTCGACAGACGGTGCGAGACACCGAGCCGGTCCCTCGCGGTCGCGGGGACGTCGCCGTGCGGTCCGGACATCCCGGAAGCAGCCCGCGATGGCGGGCTTCGTGCCGTTGTAGCCGCGGCTTCAGCCGCCAGGCGCGCCGCCGTCTCCGTCGCCGATGAATCTACAGGCGTGCCGGGGTGGCGATGCCCGAGCCGTTCTCGACCTCGAAGAAGAGGTTGCGCGACACGTGGCCCACGTAAGTCTCCAGGAAGGCGCGCACGTCGGCCAGCGCCTCCGCCTCCCAGATGCAGATGGCATGCGTGCCGTCGGGCGTGGGGAAGCAGTGGTGGAGCGTCGCGTTGGCGGGCATGGACTTCAGCGCGTGGTCCACGCCGGACCAGAACGCCTGCGGCTGCGTGACGTAGTGCTCGACCAGCACGAACATGCGGGTGCGCCTCGGGATGTGTGGGGCCTGCGCCTGTCGCGATCCGCATCAAGGTAGGCGATTGTTTGAGGCCGCGCGAGCACGCACCTTCTGCACGTTTGCAGCCATCCGCACCGCTCCCTCGGGCGCGCTCGACGGCGCCGGAAGATGCGCATCTCCGACGAAGGTCGCGCCTGTAGACGCACATCTATCGAATCACGCTGGCCGATGTCCAGAAGATGCACATCTACCGAATCGCCCATGTGGCTGCCCGGTCGATGCACATCTACCGAACCGCGCCCATCAATGCTCGGTAGATGCATGTCCGCCGATAGCACGATGGCTCACCGAGATACACATCTACCGAAACGGACGCGTTGGACGGATGTTGCGCATCTACCGAACGGCAGGTCGGACGGGATCGGAAGATGCGCATCCGCCGGAAACTTCGTGGTTGCGTCGGACGCGGATCGCGACGTTACGGGAAGATCGCAGGCGGGGTGGAAGCCTCTGCCGGACGTCGCGGGCAGCGCGGTCAGTAGCGCTTGTAGCGGCGGATGCGGGTGTAGGCGCGCTCCAGCGGGTCCTCGCCGGGGG
This Longimicrobiaceae bacterium DNA region includes the following protein-coding sequences:
- a CDS encoding pitrilysin family protein, translating into MKRLVPLLALLAAPVAAQEVSIPHTTFTLPNGLTVIVSEDHSTPIVAVNTWYHVGSGYERTGRTGFAHLFEHVMFEGSRNVPEGQFDNLLESAGGNNNGTTNNDRTAYYETLPSNGVELALWLEADRMGGLLDALNQQKLDAQRDVVKNERRQRVENQPYGTTFETAAPALYPAGHPYSWTTIGSMEDLTAASLDDVKTFFRTYYAPNNAVLSVVGDVNTADVRRMVERYFGGIPRGADVPRPAANAPAIAATRHIVKEDQVTLPELSLIWRTGPRFSRDEAALNALGQILTGGKSSRLYKRLVYDEQVAQNTNAFNDASMQSGDFWIQVRGKQTTHLDRMEAEVMEEIAKIAATPPSADELQRVVNGIQTSFVGNLETVLGKADQLNDYQYYAGDPGFAARDLARYTALTPADIQRVAREYLTGKNHIVLSYVPQGHPELAAGEKEAAR